A single window of Desulfocurvibacter africanus subsp. africanus DSM 2603 DNA harbors:
- a CDS encoding 4Fe-4S dicluster domain-containing protein produces the protein MSVIDELKSAIKAKLSELDLVIGWGPGFDPLHATPLFMRCEKDVDKLLWGPLNVHNPATYLPGLKGKKVGVVVKGCDSRSVIELLQEKLVKREELVIFGAPCAGVIDMGKVRRALGDLDKVNAVSIEGDNVVVTAGGKQHTLPLAEVAADKCGRCRYHNALISDVFVGEHLPPSVEQDDYADVEAFESQSLEERNAYWKREMQRCIRCYACRNACPLCVCRDHCIAQSRDPHWIGQGDNVGDKWMFQMIHAQHLAGRCTECGECQRACPVGIPLLALKRKLNKEIKELFDYEAGVDPNACPPLQSFKVEEEHINERGW, from the coding sequence GTGTCCGTTATTGACGAATTGAAATCAGCCATCAAGGCGAAGCTGTCCGAGTTGGACCTGGTCATCGGCTGGGGCCCCGGCTTTGACCCGCTGCACGCAACGCCGCTGTTCATGCGTTGCGAGAAGGACGTGGACAAGCTCCTGTGGGGGCCGCTCAACGTGCACAATCCGGCCACCTATCTGCCCGGCCTCAAGGGCAAGAAGGTCGGCGTCGTGGTCAAGGGCTGCGACAGCCGTTCGGTCATCGAACTGCTGCAGGAAAAGCTGGTCAAGCGCGAAGAACTGGTCATCTTCGGCGCACCCTGCGCGGGCGTCATCGACATGGGCAAGGTTCGCCGCGCCCTGGGCGACCTGGACAAGGTCAACGCCGTCTCCATCGAGGGCGACAACGTGGTGGTCACGGCCGGCGGCAAGCAACACACCTTGCCCCTGGCCGAGGTCGCCGCGGACAAGTGCGGCCGCTGCAGGTACCACAACGCCCTGATCTCCGACGTGTTCGTTGGCGAGCACTTGCCGCCCAGCGTGGAGCAGGACGACTATGCGGACGTGGAAGCCTTCGAGAGCCAAAGCCTGGAGGAGCGCAACGCGTACTGGAAGCGTGAGATGCAGCGCTGCATCCGCTGCTATGCCTGCCGCAACGCCTGCCCCCTGTGCGTCTGCCGCGACCACTGCATCGCCCAGAGCAGAGACCCGCACTGGATCGGCCAGGGGGACAACGTGGGCGACAAGTGGATGTTCCAGATGATCCACGCCCAGCACTTGGCCGGACGCTGCACAGAGTGCGGCGAGTGTCAGCGGGCCTGTCCCGTAGGCATTCCGTTGCTGGCCCTCAAGCGCAAGCTCAACAAGGAAATCAAAGAGCTCTTCGACTACGAGGCCGGGGTGGACCCCAATGCTTGTCCGCCGCTGCAGTCATTCAAGGTCGAGGAAGAGCATATCAATGAGAGGGGATGGTGA
- a CDS encoding 4Fe-4S dicluster domain-containing protein, translated as MAQAKFLKEADLAAWLGELAKGRKVLVPQKDGDAVVFKPWHEGVKPVLDRQATESPKKAVFPASEKLFRFSYIKDPENPGKVRVELEEPEKPEPALVFGGRPCDARGFLIFDRVYDSPKTRDSYYVARREATAFVTLACPEASNTCFCHAVGSGPADTAGSDALMTPVEGGYVLEAISPKGEELLKSPLLSDAGDKLAQAERVKAQAVESLPPAPDFAGSPEALMARFDDMGFWENASAKCISCGACTYLCPTCYCFSITDEESGMKGVRMRSWDNCMSYQFTLEASGHNPRPTKAHRLKNRVGHKFSYYPLIHKGAIACCGCGRCIKSCPVSVDIREIVTMAIEAAPTAEESAQPQGAKQ; from the coding sequence ATGGCCCAGGCCAAGTTTCTGAAAGAAGCCGATCTGGCCGCCTGGCTGGGCGAGCTGGCCAAGGGGCGCAAGGTGCTCGTGCCGCAGAAGGATGGAGACGCCGTTGTCTTCAAGCCCTGGCATGAGGGCGTCAAGCCCGTGCTCGACCGACAGGCCACCGAGTCGCCCAAGAAGGCGGTCTTCCCGGCCAGCGAGAAGCTGTTCCGGTTTTCCTACATCAAGGATCCCGAGAATCCGGGCAAGGTGCGCGTGGAACTGGAGGAGCCGGAAAAGCCGGAACCAGCACTGGTGTTCGGTGGCCGGCCCTGCGACGCCAGGGGCTTCCTGATCTTCGACAGAGTCTACGACTCGCCCAAGACGCGCGACTCCTATTACGTAGCCCGACGGGAAGCCACGGCTTTCGTCACGCTGGCCTGTCCCGAGGCTTCGAACACCTGCTTCTGCCATGCCGTGGGCAGCGGGCCGGCTGACACCGCCGGGTCCGACGCTCTCATGACCCCGGTGGAGGGCGGATACGTACTTGAAGCCATCTCGCCCAAGGGCGAGGAGCTGCTTAAGAGCCCCCTGCTCTCCGACGCGGGCGACAAGTTGGCCCAGGCCGAGCGCGTCAAGGCGCAGGCCGTCGAAAGCCTGCCCCCTGCGCCCGACTTCGCCGGCTCGCCGGAGGCCTTGATGGCCCGCTTCGACGACATGGGCTTCTGGGAGAATGCCTCGGCCAAGTGCATCAGTTGCGGAGCCTGCACGTATCTTTGCCCGACCTGCTACTGCTTCAGCATCACCGACGAAGAATCGGGGATGAAGGGCGTACGCATGCGCTCATGGGACAACTGCATGTCCTACCAGTTCACCCTGGAAGCCAGCGGGCACAACCCAAGACCCACCAAGGCGCACCGGCTCAAAAACCGGGTCGGACACAAGTTCAGCTATTACCCGCTGATCCACAAGGGCGCCATCGCCTGCTGCGGCTGCGGCCGTTGCATCAAGAGCTGCCCGGTGAGCGTGGATATCCGCGAGATCGTGACCATGGCCATTGAGGCCGCGCCCACGGCCGAGGAATCCGCCCAGCCGCAAGGAGCCAAACAATGA
- a CDS encoding FAD/NAD(P)-binding protein translates to MTEMPNLYLPEMATIIETVQETPTIKTFRLVLNNEQRMKDFHFEPGQVGQLSVFGTGEATFVINSPPTRKEYLQFSVMRAGEVTARLHSLNSGDQVGVRAPLGNWFPYEDMKGKDIVFIGGGIGMAPLRTLMLFMLDNRADYGNITLLYGARSPVDMAFQYELPEWLGREDLKTTLTIDNPAQGWEHRVGLIPNVLLEMEPSAKNSVAITCGPPIMIKFTLQALKKLGYKDEQIITTLEKRMKCGVGICGRCNIGTKYVCVDGPVFSYAQLKELPNEL, encoded by the coding sequence ATGACCGAAATGCCCAACCTCTACCTGCCGGAGATGGCCACCATCATCGAGACCGTGCAGGAAACCCCAACCATCAAAACCTTCAGGCTCGTGCTCAACAACGAGCAGCGCATGAAGGATTTCCACTTCGAGCCCGGTCAGGTCGGCCAGCTCTCCGTGTTCGGCACGGGCGAAGCGACATTCGTCATCAACTCCCCGCCCACGCGCAAGGAGTACCTCCAGTTCAGTGTCATGCGCGCCGGCGAGGTCACGGCCAGGCTGCACTCGCTGAACTCCGGGGACCAGGTCGGGGTGCGCGCGCCGCTCGGCAACTGGTTTCCTTACGAGGACATGAAGGGCAAGGACATCGTGTTCATCGGCGGCGGCATCGGCATGGCCCCCTTGCGCACGCTCATGCTCTTCATGCTCGACAACCGCGCCGATTATGGGAACATCACCCTGCTCTACGGCGCCCGCTCGCCCGTGGACATGGCCTTCCAGTACGAGTTGCCGGAATGGCTGGGACGCGAGGACCTCAAGACCACCCTGACCATCGACAACCCGGCCCAGGGCTGGGAGCACAGGGTCGGCCTCATCCCCAACGTTCTGCTGGAGATGGAGCCCTCGGCCAAGAACTCCGTGGCCATAACCTGCGGCCCGCCCATCATGATCAAGTTCACCCTGCAGGCGCTCAAGAAGCTCGGCTACAAGGATGAACAGATCATCACCACGCTGGAGAAGCGCATGAAGTGCGGCGTGGGAATCTGCGGGCGCTGCAACATCGGCACGAAGTACGTGTGCGTGGATGGACCCGTGTTCAGCTACGCTCAACTCAAGGAACTCCCCAACGAACTCTAG
- a CDS encoding DUF4242 domain-containing protein — protein sequence MPKYVIERAIKGAGDLGETELNAISRKSCGVLKELGTDIQWVESFVTPDKIYCVYIAPNRQLIEEHARKGGFPADAINEIKTVINPTTAEG from the coding sequence ATGCCCAAGTACGTCATCGAACGCGCCATCAAGGGAGCCGGAGACCTCGGCGAAACGGAGCTGAACGCGATCTCCCGCAAGTCCTGCGGAGTCCTGAAGGAACTCGGGACGGACATCCAGTGGGTCGAGAGCTTCGTCACTCCTGACAAAATCTATTGCGTGTACATTGCGCCCAACAGGCAGCTTATCGAGGAGCACGCCCGCAAAGGCGGGTTCCCGGCTGATGCGATCAACGAGATCAAGACGGTCATCAACCCAACCACAGCCGAAGGTTAG
- a CDS encoding ferritin-like domain-containing protein: MAQFFTAGEIAKAAIEIESRGQEFYLRVAAKAKKPETQDFFKFFAGEEAKHRKLFEDLAKRLGPVELPAWSTNAEYAEYLAALLDSHALFSGEYAEKLMSEAEDEAAAVRMAMSFEKDTILFFNEMRELVPDAEKGFVQHCIDEERSHLRQLRGRLQRG, encoded by the coding sequence ATGGCCCAGTTCTTTACAGCAGGCGAAATCGCGAAAGCTGCCATTGAGATCGAAAGCCGGGGGCAGGAGTTCTACCTGCGGGTGGCGGCCAAGGCCAAGAAGCCCGAGACCCAGGATTTCTTCAAGTTCTTTGCCGGCGAGGAAGCCAAGCATCGGAAGCTCTTCGAAGATCTGGCCAAGAGGTTGGGTCCCGTGGAACTGCCAGCCTGGAGCACGAATGCGGAGTATGCCGAGTATCTTGCGGCCCTCCTCGATTCTCACGCTCTGTTCAGCGGAGAGTATGCCGAAAAGTTGATGTCCGAGGCCGAGGACGAGGCAGCCGCGGTGCGCATGGCCATGAGTTTCGAAAAGGACACGATTCTGTTCTTCAACGAGATGCGCGAGTTGGTGCCCGATGCCGAGAAAGGCTTCGTGCAACACTGCATTGACGAAGAGCGGTCGCACCTCCGACAACTTCGCGGCAGGCTGCAACGGGGGTAG
- a CDS encoding aldehyde ferredoxin oxidoreductase family protein, whose product MDKILRIDVGAAGGPKAKVEPVGEYTGLGGRALTTSVVSKEVPPDCHPLGPENKLVIAPGLMSGSAASSSGRLSVGCKSPLTGTIKEANSGGTASQALGRLGYAAVIIEGERQGDDLYMIVMDSSGVKIEKANDFRMLPNYDLAEKIKTRFGDKVSLISIGTAGEMRMANSTIAVTDVEFRPSRHAGRGGVGAVMGSKGIKAIVVNAEGTKMRQPANPDKFKEANRKFVEGLKGHAVTGQGLPAYGTNILTNVLNEAGGYPTYNFKEGRYKHADKISGEVQADLETKRGGLATHGCHRGCAIQCSGVYHDKDGHYVTKQPEYETVWAHGGNCGICDLDSIARLDFMDDNYGFDTIEMGVTIGVAMEAGLIKFGDAEGAQRLVDEAGKGTPLGRILGAGAAVTAKCFGLERAPVVKGQAMPAYDPRAVKGIGVTYATTTQGADHTAGYAVATNILKVGGDVDPLKPAGQAELSRNLQIATAALDSTGYCLFIAFAILDQPETFQAMVDSINAMYGLELTGNDVVELGKKVLRMERQFNEQAGFTKAHDRLPRYFSREPLAPHNVVFDVSDKELDSVFNF is encoded by the coding sequence ATGGACAAGATCTTACGCATTGATGTGGGAGCGGCAGGTGGCCCCAAGGCCAAGGTTGAGCCGGTCGGGGAGTACACGGGCCTTGGCGGTCGCGCGTTGACCACCTCCGTGGTGAGCAAGGAGGTTCCGCCGGACTGCCATCCCCTGGGACCCGAGAACAAGCTGGTCATCGCTCCAGGGCTCATGAGCGGCTCGGCAGCTTCGTCCTCCGGCCGCCTTTCCGTGGGCTGCAAGAGCCCCCTCACGGGCACCATCAAGGAAGCCAACTCCGGCGGAACAGCCTCGCAGGCCCTGGGGCGCCTAGGGTATGCCGCCGTCATCATCGAGGGCGAGCGCCAGGGCGACGACCTGTACATGATCGTCATGGACAGCAGCGGAGTGAAGATCGAGAAAGCCAACGACTTCCGCATGCTGCCCAACTACGACCTGGCCGAGAAGATCAAGACCCGCTTCGGAGACAAGGTTTCGCTCATCTCCATCGGCACCGCGGGCGAGATGCGCATGGCCAACTCGACCATCGCCGTGACCGACGTGGAATTCCGCCCCTCCCGTCATGCGGGTCGCGGAGGCGTCGGAGCGGTCATGGGCTCCAAGGGCATCAAGGCCATCGTCGTCAATGCCGAGGGCACGAAGATGCGCCAGCCCGCAAATCCGGACAAATTCAAGGAAGCCAACCGCAAGTTCGTCGAAGGCCTCAAGGGTCACGCCGTGACCGGCCAGGGCCTGCCTGCCTACGGCACTAACATATTGACCAACGTGCTCAACGAGGCCGGCGGCTACCCGACCTACAACTTCAAGGAAGGCCGCTACAAGCACGCCGACAAGATCTCCGGCGAGGTGCAAGCCGACCTGGAGACCAAGCGCGGCGGCCTGGCCACTCACGGCTGCCACCGCGGCTGCGCCATCCAGTGTTCCGGCGTCTACCATGACAAGGACGGCCACTACGTCACCAAACAGCCCGAGTACGAAACCGTATGGGCTCATGGCGGCAACTGCGGCATCTGCGACCTGGACTCCATCGCCAGGCTCGACTTCATGGATGACAACTATGGCTTCGACACTATCGAGATGGGCGTAACCATCGGCGTGGCCATGGAGGCCGGACTGATCAAGTTCGGCGATGCCGAGGGAGCCCAGAGGCTCGTGGACGAGGCTGGCAAGGGCACTCCGCTCGGGCGCATCCTCGGCGCCGGTGCGGCCGTCACGGCCAAGTGCTTCGGTCTTGAACGCGCCCCGGTGGTCAAGGGACAGGCCATGCCGGCCTACGATCCGCGCGCGGTCAAGGGCATCGGCGTGACCTACGCCACCACGACCCAGGGCGCCGACCACACCGCCGGTTATGCCGTGGCCACCAACATCCTCAAGGTCGGCGGCGACGTCGATCCGCTCAAGCCCGCCGGACAGGCCGAGCTGTCGCGCAACCTGCAGATCGCCACTGCCGCGCTGGACTCCACGGGCTACTGCCTGTTCATCGCCTTCGCCATCCTGGACCAGCCCGAGACGTTCCAGGCCATGGTCGACTCCATCAATGCCATGTACGGACTGGAACTTACCGGGAATGACGTGGTCGAGCTCGGCAAGAAGGTCCTGCGCATGGAGCGCCAGTTCAACGAGCAGGCCGGCTTCACCAAGGCTCACGACAGGCTGCCCCGCTACTTCAGCCGCGAGCCCCTGGCTCCTCATAACGTCGTTTTCGACGTGTCCGACAAGGAGCTCGATAGCGTTTTCAACTTCTAA
- a CDS encoding DinB family protein, whose translation MQADSTLRKELLTLLRGGHAHMSPDEVLADFPLDQMNAKPPNSPYSCWHILEHMRITLWDIVEFIRNPEHISPEYPEGYRPRPEARTDATGWRSSAEWLLGDLAALEKMVRDPRIDLFAPIAHAPDYTVFREVLTAADHLAYHTGELAMMRQVLNLWPKGSEYLTG comes from the coding sequence ATGCAGGCGGATTCCACGCTACGCAAGGAGCTGCTAACTCTTCTGCGCGGCGGGCACGCGCACATGAGCCCGGACGAGGTCCTGGCCGATTTCCCCCTCGACCAAATGAACGCCAAGCCGCCCAACTCGCCGTATTCCTGCTGGCATATCCTGGAGCACATGCGCATCACCCTCTGGGATATCGTGGAGTTCATCCGCAATCCCGAGCATATCTCGCCGGAGTACCCCGAGGGCTATCGGCCCAGGCCGGAAGCGAGGACAGACGCTACAGGCTGGCGAAGCAGCGCGGAGTGGCTTCTGGGAGACCTCGCAGCCCTGGAAAAAATGGTCCGCGACCCTCGGATCGACCTCTTCGCACCCATTGCCCATGCGCCTGACTACACCGTGTTCCGGGAGGTGCTCACTGCTGCGGACCACCTGGCCTATCATACCGGGGAACTGGCGATGATGCGTCAGGTTCTCAACCTGTGGCCAAAGGGAAGTGAGTATCTGACGGGATAA
- a CDS encoding YkgJ family cysteine cluster protein, with protein MAIESRPGTGEPLLGLCLSMVEKYLIRQGWSVRDLWLSGKPEVTTLAQDPAGACELRYPKPTLLTLDQNRSAALAELMSRLAILEGLTPEALSLKVMAEFSRPPLGYNCRMCGLCCTRFRDAWQGLVSVEEVEGWRRAGFTSILRLVSEEKREGRIYYKAWVNPKTGEYFKRCPWLRKMNGGMGCAIHLHKPLKCRTFPYTREQAEYSGCRAFDHDREGDALAEG; from the coding sequence ATGGCCATCGAATCGAGGCCGGGGACCGGCGAGCCGCTCCTTGGGCTCTGTCTGTCCATGGTAGAGAAGTATCTTATCCGCCAGGGCTGGTCCGTGCGCGACCTGTGGCTGTCCGGCAAGCCCGAGGTTACGACATTGGCCCAGGACCCCGCAGGCGCCTGCGAGTTGCGCTACCCCAAGCCCACTCTGCTGACGCTGGATCAGAACAGGTCCGCGGCCCTGGCAGAACTCATGAGCAGGCTCGCGATCCTTGAAGGCCTCACTCCCGAGGCCCTGTCCCTCAAGGTCATGGCCGAGTTCTCCCGCCCTCCGCTAGGCTACAACTGCCGCATGTGCGGCCTGTGCTGCACTCGTTTTCGCGACGCATGGCAGGGCCTGGTGTCCGTGGAGGAAGTCGAGGGCTGGCGGCGCGCGGGATTTACGTCCATCCTGCGCCTGGTGTCGGAGGAAAAACGCGAGGGGCGCATCTATTACAAGGCTTGGGTCAACCCCAAGACCGGGGAGTACTTCAAGCGCTGTCCCTGGCTGCGCAAGATGAACGGCGGCATGGGTTGCGCCATCCACCTGCACAAGCCCCTCAAATGCCGCACCTTCCCTTACACACGCGAGCAGGCGGAATATAGCGGCTGCCGGGCCTTCGACCACGACCGCGAAGGCGACGCCCTGGCCGAAGGGTAG
- a CDS encoding C40 family peptidase, which produces MAFRMRKSIPLSIAILFLLAGVCLAAGRPLTEFSRLVRKDTALTSADKLAWIRAAKANFDNRTRTDYSQILYKYLKLSTDGRFGMSECLRAASAAVEAAELGAEEPLLRGMGELALEYRLSKDQLFFHASVLERAGMRGVPAGLGVDLLAHGLAVGWNELDYHMVLSGVAELVAQSVAPDLAALYIHYWESRLSGPPKAFVAKAVESIPESSKGSLHRLPEHALAMLADFRTSLAPWLGTPYVWGGISQEGADCSGFTKEILSNVGCVIPRVSRDQAKIGRRIKVSDLQPGDLIFFDMELKGHISHVGLYLGGDLMAHASSSRGVIIIPFSNSYFQQRFVMARRVLTQEAGKAPAS; this is translated from the coding sequence ATGGCTTTCCGCATGCGCAAGAGCATCCCCCTATCGATCGCTATTTTATTCCTGCTGGCCGGCGTATGCCTTGCCGCCGGCCGTCCGCTGACGGAATTTTCGAGACTGGTGCGTAAGGACACCGCACTGACAAGCGCGGACAAGCTGGCCTGGATTCGTGCGGCCAAGGCTAACTTCGACAATCGCACCCGCACGGACTACAGCCAGATTCTCTACAAATACCTTAAGCTTTCGACGGATGGCCGCTTTGGCATGTCCGAATGCCTGCGTGCGGCCAGCGCGGCGGTGGAGGCTGCCGAATTGGGAGCCGAGGAGCCTCTCCTGCGCGGCATGGGCGAACTGGCCTTGGAATACCGCCTAAGCAAGGACCAACTATTCTTCCACGCCTCGGTTCTTGAGCGCGCCGGCATGCGTGGCGTCCCCGCCGGACTGGGGGTGGACCTGCTGGCCCACGGGCTAGCCGTAGGCTGGAACGAGTTGGATTACCACATGGTCCTGAGTGGCGTGGCCGAACTGGTAGCCCAGAGCGTGGCCCCGGATCTGGCGGCTTTATACATTCATTATTGGGAGTCGCGCCTATCCGGGCCGCCCAAGGCTTTCGTGGCCAAAGCCGTCGAGAGCATCCCCGAATCCAGTAAGGGCAGCCTGCACAGGCTACCCGAACATGCCCTGGCCATGCTTGCGGATTTCCGCACCAGCCTGGCACCCTGGCTCGGCACTCCCTACGTTTGGGGCGGCATATCCCAAGAAGGAGCCGACTGCTCGGGGTTCACCAAGGAAATCCTGAGCAACGTCGGCTGCGTCATCCCGCGTGTGAGCCGCGATCAGGCCAAGATTGGCCGTAGAATCAAAGTGTCCGACCTGCAGCCAGGGGACCTGATCTTTTTTGACATGGAATTGAAGGGCCACATAAGCCACGTAGGACTCTATCTCGGCGGTGATCTCATGGCCCACGCATCCTCGTCCCGCGGGGTCATCATCATTCCCTTCTCCAACAGCTACTTCCAACAACGCTTCGTCATGGCCCGACGAGTACTGACTCAGGAGGCGGGCAAAGCGCCCGCCTCCTGA
- a CDS encoding 2-amino-3,7-dideoxy-D-threo-hept-6-ulosonate synthase, protein MLLGKAVRLERILDRNTHRTVIVPLDHGISVGPIYGLVDFKGTVNQVAEGGANAVLMHKGLPRCTHRGYGKDVGLVIHLSASTSLSPKPNAKALVATVEDALRLGADAVSVHVNLGDETEGRMLADLGYVTSKAADWGMPVLAMMYARGPKVADEYAPEVVRHCARVGQELGADVIKVAYTGDVESFSRVVEACCVPVVIAGGPKIDNTESLVRMVYDSITAGGSGLSIGRNIFQAENPARLVKALSKVVHHDWDVHQAMRFLRDEE, encoded by the coding sequence ATGCTGCTCGGAAAAGCCGTCCGCCTCGAACGCATTCTCGACCGCAACACCCATCGCACCGTCATTGTACCCCTGGACCACGGCATCAGTGTAGGGCCCATCTACGGCCTGGTGGATTTCAAGGGCACGGTCAATCAGGTAGCCGAGGGCGGGGCCAACGCCGTGCTCATGCACAAGGGCCTGCCGCGCTGCACGCACCGCGGCTACGGGAAGGACGTTGGCCTGGTCATCCATCTTTCGGCCTCCACCTCACTTTCGCCCAAGCCCAACGCCAAGGCCCTGGTGGCCACTGTTGAGGATGCGTTGCGTCTTGGCGCCGACGCGGTGTCCGTGCACGTTAACCTGGGCGATGAAACGGAAGGGCGCATGCTTGCCGACCTGGGCTACGTCACCTCCAAGGCCGCCGATTGGGGCATGCCTGTATTGGCCATGATGTACGCCCGTGGTCCCAAGGTCGCCGACGAATATGCCCCCGAGGTGGTGCGCCATTGCGCGCGTGTAGGCCAGGAACTGGGGGCGGACGTCATCAAGGTGGCTTACACCGGGGACGTGGAGAGTTTCTCGCGCGTGGTGGAGGCCTGCTGCGTGCCGGTGGTTATTGCCGGCGGCCCAAAGATCGACAATACCGAGTCCCTGGTGCGTATGGTTTATGATTCCATTACCGCCGGGGGCTCGGGCCTTTCCATCGGTCGTAATATTTTCCAGGCCGAGAATCCGGCTCGCTTGGTCAAGGCGCTGTCCAAGGTGGTACATCATGATTGGGACGTGCACCAGGCCATGCGTTTTCTGCGTGATGAGGAGTAA
- a CDS encoding VOC family protein, protein MAARVIHFEIPARDPERANAFYSGVFGWDVRKWEGPEDYWLLTTGPDEEPGINGDHAADRPERHTTGGCACGLG, encoded by the coding sequence ATGGCCGCAAGGGTGATCCATTTTGAAATACCGGCCCGCGATCCAGAGCGGGCCAACGCCTTCTACTCCGGAGTTTTCGGCTGGGACGTGCGCAAGTGGGAGGGACCCGAGGACTATTGGTTGCTGACCACGGGACCGGACGAGGAGCCTGGCATCAATGGCGATCATGCCGCAGATAGACCAGAGCGCCACACCACGGGTGGTTGTGCGTGTGGACTCGGTTGA